A region from the Oceanispirochaeta sp. genome encodes:
- a CDS encoding glycoside hydrolase family 36 protein produces MRTIDIAENGIYMNFEISENKRIRLLHFAATPLSTPDLTEYENSGFRLLELALSGYDRPEERHGLKYTVTSPGYRLEYSGYKDYRTDAGRKIEIFSEDEESGIYVSSHYQFYDGISVIRCSSTVENKGSESQCLEYISSFNLNGIEKEGLLKADEKMRLMIPHNSWQREFQWKSYSLDDLGMAQCQPDLKQRSSKAVHISNTGNWSTKEFLPMGYLENTETGGSLFWQIEHNGSWHWEISDQTGHLYLQLSGPSENESHWFKNLHSGEKFVSVPAVVGVSCKGFDESMGELTNYRRAIRRRNPDNEKLGIIFNDYMNCLWADPTTEKEMPLIAAAADLGCEYYCIDAGWYDEGDWWDSVGEWQPSDERFPGGIKEVIDFIRSKGMIPGLWLELEVMGIHCKKAKEVSADWFFHRHGKKVYDRSRFQLDFRNPEVREYASSVIRRLVEEYGVGYIKMDYNIEPGIGTEINADSVGDGLLEHERAYLGWLDSLFVKYPELIIENCSSGGLRIDYALLSRLSIQSTSDQEDFLRYATIAANSPTGVTPEQAAVWSYPLVPGDDEEVIFNMVNALLLRVHQSGNILNLDQKGKDLVKEALDYYKNIRPAIKEALPFWPLGLSSFHDTWTCLGLKTGDVSYVAVWKRDAGEDRCLLPLEHLKGKEQIVRCVYPADGDCRFSWNSGMGTLSVELPGIYSARLFEIRSKS; encoded by the coding sequence GTGAGAACAATTGATATTGCCGAAAATGGCATATACATGAATTTTGAGATCTCTGAGAATAAACGCATCAGGCTGCTTCATTTTGCAGCGACACCACTCTCAACACCTGACCTGACAGAATATGAAAATAGTGGATTTCGTCTCCTCGAACTAGCTTTATCCGGATATGACCGTCCTGAAGAACGGCATGGTCTAAAATACACAGTCACTTCACCGGGATACAGACTCGAATACTCAGGGTACAAAGATTACAGAACTGATGCGGGTCGTAAGATTGAGATATTCTCTGAGGATGAGGAAAGCGGGATTTACGTTAGCTCTCATTATCAGTTTTATGATGGGATCTCTGTCATCCGCTGTTCCTCGACCGTAGAAAACAAGGGATCTGAGTCCCAATGCCTGGAATATATTTCCTCCTTTAATCTGAATGGCATTGAAAAAGAGGGCCTTCTGAAGGCCGATGAAAAAATGCGCCTCATGATTCCCCATAACTCCTGGCAGAGAGAATTTCAGTGGAAGTCCTACAGTCTTGATGATCTGGGCATGGCCCAGTGTCAGCCCGATTTGAAACAGCGCTCATCCAAAGCGGTTCATATTAGCAATACAGGAAACTGGTCAACAAAAGAATTTCTTCCCATGGGATATCTGGAAAATACAGAAACCGGGGGTAGTTTGTTCTGGCAGATAGAGCACAACGGTTCCTGGCATTGGGAAATCAGTGATCAAACAGGTCACTTATATCTTCAGTTGAGTGGTCCCTCAGAGAATGAATCCCATTGGTTTAAAAACCTTCATTCAGGAGAGAAATTTGTGTCCGTTCCCGCGGTAGTCGGTGTTAGTTGCAAAGGCTTTGATGAATCCATGGGAGAACTCACAAACTACAGACGAGCGATCAGAAGAAGGAATCCCGACAACGAGAAACTCGGCATCATATTCAATGATTATATGAACTGCCTCTGGGCGGACCCGACAACCGAAAAAGAGATGCCTCTCATTGCAGCTGCTGCAGACTTAGGATGTGAATATTATTGCATCGATGCTGGTTGGTATGATGAGGGAGACTGGTGGGACAGTGTGGGAGAATGGCAGCCCTCAGATGAAAGATTTCCCGGGGGTATAAAAGAAGTCATAGATTTTATCCGTTCCAAGGGAATGATTCCCGGCTTATGGCTTGAACTTGAAGTGATGGGAATTCACTGTAAGAAAGCAAAAGAAGTTTCTGCTGACTGGTTTTTTCACCGGCATGGGAAGAAAGTATACGACCGGAGCCGGTTCCAGCTTGATTTCAGAAATCCCGAAGTCAGGGAGTATGCCAGCAGCGTCATCCGCCGTCTTGTTGAAGAATACGGGGTGGGCTATATAAAGATGGATTATAACATCGAGCCTGGAATAGGTACTGAAATCAATGCAGACAGTGTGGGTGACGGACTTCTGGAACATGAAAGAGCTTATCTGGGCTGGTTGGACAGCCTTTTTGTAAAATATCCGGAACTGATAATTGAAAACTGTTCCAGCGGTGGATTGAGAATTGATTATGCTCTTTTGAGCAGGCTAAGCATACAGTCAACAAGTGATCAGGAAGATTTCCTCAGATATGCAACGATTGCTGCCAACTCCCCTACCGGGGTAACACCGGAGCAGGCTGCGGTCTGGTCCTATCCCCTGGTGCCGGGAGATGATGAAGAGGTGATATTCAATATGGTGAATGCTCTTCTTTTAAGAGTACATCAAAGCGGTAATATTCTGAATCTTGATCAGAAGGGGAAAGACCTGGTCAAGGAAGCCCTGGATTATTACAAAAACATACGTCCGGCAATTAAAGAGGCACTGCCTTTCTGGCCCCTGGGACTATCCTCATTTCATGACACATGGACTTGTCTCGGTTTAAAGACAGGGGATGTCAGTTATGTGGCTGTCTGGAAAAGAGACGCCGGGGAGGACCGCTGCCTGCTGCCTCTCGAACACCTGAAAGGGAAGGAGCAGATTGTCCGTTGTGTCTATCCTGCTGATGGGGATTGCCGTTTCAGTTGGAACAGTGGAATGGGAACATTGAGTGTTGAGCTTCCCGGGATTTATTCTGCCAGATTATTTGAAATACGAAGTAAAAGTTGA
- the yicI gene encoding alpha-xylosidase, translating to MKFSNGFWLLQDDVTLISPMEARDIRIKDDKMTLFAPAKKIENRGDTLNLPQLTVELSSPRRNIIKVKMYHHAGGINAFPEFQINPSEDNEVVADSSDKSVSFRSGDLQFDIKDRKVWRSEFSFKGKALTGSQKKSAGFIKKDDGSVYCREQLDLDVGETLYGLGERFTPFVKNGQVVDIWNEDGGTSSEQSYKNIPFYLSSKGYGVLVNHPGKVSFELASEAVSKAQFSVPGESLEYYLIGGDNLKEVLSNYGALTGKPSLPPAWSFGLWLTTSFTTSYDESTVNSFIDGMAERDIPLQVFHFDSFWMKEFQWCDFKWDPEIFPDPKGMLARLKEKGLKSCLWINSYIAQKSALFDEGKEKGYLVKRPDGSVWQWDMWQAGMALVDFTNPDATLWFQSKLRPLLEQGVDCFKTDFAERIPLDICYFDGSDPQRMHNYYTQLFNKAVYDLLLEFRGQGDAMVFARSATVGGQQFPVHWGGDCSASYTSMAESLRGGLSLCLSGFGFWSHDIGGFEQTATPDLYKRWAAFGLLSTHSRLHGSESYRVPWNFDDEACDVLRFFTKLKNTLMPYLYNMACTTSETAVPMMRAMVLEYPEDPACAYLDTQYMLGDSLLVAPIFNDRGESSYYLPQGPWFNLIDGRCMFGGRWIAETHDYMSIPLFAPSGSIIPRGSCDNKADYEYSQGVRFDIYNIEEGQNLTSTVRNIKGEIDLTIDVMRSNNELFIRAEGNVENWSVRLFSTDSESATINIDGSGRREIKFSLK from the coding sequence ATGAAATTTTCAAATGGTTTCTGGTTACTCCAGGATGATGTGACTCTAATAAGCCCCATGGAAGCGCGGGACATTAGAATAAAGGATGATAAAATGACCCTTTTTGCTCCGGCAAAAAAGATTGAAAACAGAGGAGATACTCTGAATCTGCCACAGCTGACAGTAGAACTCAGTTCTCCTCGTCGTAATATTATTAAAGTGAAAATGTACCACCATGCCGGAGGCATAAACGCCTTTCCAGAATTTCAGATTAACCCATCTGAAGACAATGAGGTCGTCGCTGATTCCTCAGATAAATCTGTTTCCTTTCGTTCGGGAGATCTTCAGTTTGACATAAAGGATCGTAAGGTATGGAGAAGTGAATTCTCCTTCAAGGGTAAAGCTTTGACAGGTAGTCAGAAAAAATCTGCAGGATTTATTAAAAAAGATGATGGTTCCGTATATTGCCGGGAGCAGCTGGACCTGGATGTGGGTGAAACTCTCTATGGATTGGGAGAAAGATTCACTCCCTTTGTTAAAAATGGTCAGGTTGTGGATATCTGGAATGAAGACGGTGGAACAAGCAGTGAACAGTCATATAAAAATATACCATTCTATCTTTCCAGCAAAGGGTATGGAGTTCTCGTTAATCATCCGGGGAAGGTTTCTTTTGAACTGGCCTCCGAAGCTGTTTCCAAAGCGCAGTTCAGTGTCCCCGGGGAGAGTCTGGAATATTATCTGATTGGTGGGGACAATCTTAAAGAAGTGCTTTCCAATTATGGTGCCTTAACAGGGAAACCTTCACTTCCTCCCGCCTGGTCTTTCGGTCTATGGCTGACAACGTCATTCACGACATCTTATGATGAATCAACGGTCAACTCCTTTATTGATGGTATGGCAGAACGGGATATTCCTCTCCAGGTTTTTCACTTTGACAGTTTCTGGATGAAGGAATTCCAATGGTGTGATTTTAAATGGGATCCGGAAATATTCCCCGATCCTAAAGGAATGCTGGCCAGATTAAAAGAGAAAGGCTTGAAAAGCTGCCTGTGGATCAATTCATATATAGCCCAAAAGTCTGCCCTTTTTGATGAGGGAAAAGAGAAGGGATATCTTGTAAAACGCCCGGATGGTTCTGTCTGGCAGTGGGATATGTGGCAGGCTGGAATGGCATTGGTGGATTTTACAAATCCTGATGCGACACTCTGGTTTCAGAGCAAACTGAGACCACTTCTTGAACAGGGTGTCGATTGTTTCAAAACAGACTTTGCCGAAAGAATCCCTCTGGATATCTGCTATTTCGATGGCTCTGATCCTCAAAGAATGCACAATTATTATACTCAGCTGTTCAATAAAGCTGTTTACGATCTGCTTCTGGAATTCCGGGGACAGGGAGACGCTATGGTTTTCGCCCGTTCTGCAACGGTAGGAGGACAGCAGTTCCCAGTCCACTGGGGAGGAGACTGCAGTGCCAGCTATACATCAATGGCAGAATCTCTGAGAGGAGGACTGTCTCTTTGTCTTTCCGGATTTGGATTTTGGAGCCACGATATCGGAGGATTCGAACAGACTGCCACTCCCGATCTGTATAAAAGGTGGGCGGCCTTCGGACTTCTGTCAACTCACAGCCGTCTCCATGGCAGCGAGTCTTATAGAGTTCCATGGAACTTTGATGATGAGGCTTGCGATGTTCTCCGTTTTTTTACCAAACTGAAGAACACTCTTATGCCCTATTTATATAACATGGCCTGTACCACTTCAGAAACAGCTGTTCCTATGATGCGAGCTATGGTACTTGAATATCCCGAAGATCCGGCATGCGCCTATCTGGACACTCAATATATGTTGGGAGACAGCCTGCTGGTGGCTCCCATATTTAATGACAGGGGAGAATCCAGTTATTATCTTCCTCAGGGGCCGTGGTTCAATCTGATAGACGGAAGATGTATGTTCGGGGGCCGGTGGATTGCCGAGACTCATGATTATATGAGTATTCCTCTCTTTGCTCCCTCAGGAAGTATTATTCCCCGTGGGAGTTGCGATAATAAGGCCGATTATGAATATTCTCAGGGAGTACGCTTCGATATCTATAATATTGAAGAGGGGCAGAATCTCACCAGTACAGTCCGGAACATCAAGGGTGAGATTGATTTAACCATTGATGTTATGAGAAGCAACAACGAGTTGTTCATCAGGGCTGAAGGAAATGTAGAGAACTGGTCTGTGAGGTTGTTTTCAACAGATTCGGAATCGGCAACTATCAACATCGATGGTTCAGGCCGCAGAGAAATAAAATTCAGCCTTAAATAA
- a CDS encoding AraC family transcriptional regulator: protein MNTFFNLEARKHGSILFPYAAYKMEFDEDEVILDCHWHSEIEFLLVNKGSGMFHLGEQFYRINEGEALIISGGILHSGRTIPGKHCSFEASVFSSSLIESAGNDIVQSKYLDSVIRELKYREPVIKGKDENEIAILEHLHSIHRLYWKKEIFFEMQIKIHLLEIFLLLNIMREKECSDVIINPVRTRSESIKEVLRFLHGNYSKEIPLQEMTAITGFSCAHFSRIFKETVHMTPVEYLNYFRINRSVELLKDSRLPLFKIAEESGFSSVNYYIRCFKKLKNCTPAVFRKNLLRQDFTNFSY from the coding sequence ATGAATACTTTTTTCAATCTGGAAGCAAGAAAACATGGTTCCATCCTTTTTCCATATGCGGCATATAAGATGGAATTTGATGAAGACGAGGTCATCCTGGACTGCCACTGGCACTCTGAAATTGAGTTTCTCCTCGTCAACAAGGGATCGGGAATGTTCCATCTGGGAGAGCAATTTTACAGAATCAATGAGGGGGAGGCTCTTATAATATCAGGAGGCATTCTTCACAGTGGAAGAACAATCCCGGGCAAACACTGCAGCTTTGAAGCTTCTGTATTCAGCTCAAGTCTGATCGAAAGTGCCGGAAATGATATTGTACAATCCAAGTATCTCGATTCTGTGATCAGAGAATTGAAATACAGAGAACCGGTTATTAAAGGGAAGGATGAAAATGAAATAGCCATCCTTGAGCATTTACATTCCATCCATAGGCTGTACTGGAAAAAGGAGATTTTCTTTGAAATGCAAATCAAGATTCATCTCCTGGAAATCTTCCTTCTTCTCAATATAATGAGAGAGAAGGAGTGTTCTGATGTGATCATAAATCCAGTGCGCACCAGGTCTGAATCCATCAAAGAAGTACTGCGCTTTCTACACGGCAATTACAGTAAAGAGATACCTCTACAGGAAATGACCGCCATTACAGGGTTTAGCTGTGCCCATTTTTCAAGAATCTTCAAAGAAACGGTACATATGACTCCAGTCGAATACCTGAATTACTTTAGAATAAACCGTTCTGTTGAACTCTTGAAAGACAGTCGTCTTCCTCTTTTCAAGATAGCAGAAGAAAGCGGGTTTTCCAGCGTAAATTACTATATCAGGTGCTTTAAGAAGCTTAAAAACTGCACTCCGGCTGTTTTTAGAAAGAATTTACTAAGGCAAGATTTCACCAACTTCAGTTATTGA
- a CDS encoding DUF3820 family protein gives METEDSHKFLIELANTKMPFGKYAGRYLVDLPEAYILYFKTKGFPKGKLGLQLESLLEIKLNGLEGLIRKIR, from the coding sequence ATGGAAACTGAAGATAGTCATAAATTTCTCATAGAGCTGGCCAATACAAAAATGCCCTTCGGCAAATATGCGGGACGGTATCTGGTAGATCTTCCTGAGGCCTACATTTTATACTTCAAAACGAAAGGCTTCCCCAAGGGAAAATTGGGGCTGCAGCTGGAGTCTCTTCTGGAGATTAAGTTAAACGGTTTGGAAGGTTTAATCCGGAAAATTAGATAG
- a CDS encoding 1-phosphofructokinase family hexose kinase, protein MKKILTVTLNPAIDYTIEVSDFSIDSVNRASAGRRDPGGKGINAATALSQGGFETHVCGFLGNDNKQIFCDHFKVHALEDHFHTVDGSTREGIKIVDPKNSITTDINFNGFTLTEGEIGSFMSRFRELVKGFDYVIISGSLPSGLSTRVYADMALDARNAGAFVAVDTSGQALKYAIESGCVDLIKPNLEELSEIFIEVQDGEDKVHEVDLLSETLLEKVGMIALSLGKGGSRLYTRKGRYQASAPPVNVKSTVGGGDTFLAGFIGGLASGQDLPGALRQAASWAASKLTIYGPGLSKEDAWGKFMDQIVVTEF, encoded by the coding sequence ATGAAAAAAATATTGACCGTTACCCTTAATCCTGCCATTGATTACACGATTGAAGTTTCAGATTTTTCCATCGACTCGGTGAACAGGGCTTCTGCGGGCAGGCGGGATCCCGGAGGAAAAGGGATCAATGCGGCCACCGCGCTTTCTCAGGGTGGATTCGAAACCCATGTTTGCGGATTTCTAGGAAATGATAACAAGCAGATCTTTTGTGACCACTTTAAGGTCCATGCCCTGGAAGATCATTTTCACACTGTGGATGGTTCTACCCGGGAAGGGATTAAAATAGTAGATCCGAAAAACAGTATTACCACTGATATCAATTTTAATGGTTTCACTTTGACAGAGGGTGAGATCGGGAGTTTTATGTCCCGGTTTCGGGAGCTTGTGAAGGGATTCGATTATGTGATCATCTCGGGCAGCCTGCCTTCCGGTCTATCAACCAGGGTTTATGCTGACATGGCTCTTGATGCCAGGAATGCGGGTGCCTTTGTGGCAGTGGATACCAGCGGACAAGCTTTAAAATATGCCATCGAATCCGGATGTGTTGATCTGATTAAACCCAACCTGGAGGAATTGTCTGAAATCTTCATTGAAGTGCAGGATGGGGAGGATAAAGTTCATGAGGTTGACTTACTGAGCGAAACACTCCTTGAAAAGGTGGGCATGATCGCCCTTTCTCTGGGAAAGGGGGGAAGCCGGCTCTACACGCGTAAGGGCCGTTATCAGGCGTCTGCGCCCCCTGTCAATGTCAAGAGTACCGTGGGGGGAGGAGACACGTTTTTAGCCGGATTTATCGGAGGATTAGCTTCCGGTCAGGATCTACCGGGAGCCCTTCGACAGGCCGCCAGCTGGGCGGCTTCCAAGCTGACCATTTATGGACCGGGTTTATCAAAAGAGGACGCATGGGGAAAATTTATGGACCAGATAGTGGTCACCGAGTTCTGA
- a CDS encoding MBL fold metallo-hydrolase, translating to MKLIKRTDRLYEVPMGFVKAYIIQAGDNLVLIDTGIEGKADAILEAIDRAGLDSSKLKHILITQLHRDHVGSLHALKEKTGSRVYAHELEADAIEQGITMRFCVPTPSLLSRIAVPRILKGDWKKRIEGTKVEVRLKDGDVLSLGVDITVIHSPGHTAGHVCYLFQDEQKVLIAGDVATGGIRPGYPMLFEDEEQGYRTLKDLGNRDFDMVFFGHGKAITREASKMFNKRF from the coding sequence ATGAAATTGATAAAAAGAACTGACCGCCTCTATGAAGTGCCTATGGGTTTTGTGAAAGCCTACATCATACAAGCCGGGGACAATCTAGTCTTGATCGACACAGGCATTGAAGGAAAAGCCGATGCTATTCTTGAGGCCATTGACCGGGCAGGTCTAGATTCATCAAAATTGAAGCATATTCTCATTACCCAGCTCCATCGTGATCATGTAGGAAGCCTGCATGCTCTCAAAGAAAAAACAGGCTCCCGGGTCTATGCCCATGAACTGGAAGCTGATGCGATAGAACAGGGGATTACAATGAGATTCTGTGTTCCGACTCCCAGCCTGTTAAGCCGCATTGCGGTTCCCAGGATTTTAAAGGGAGACTGGAAGAAGCGAATTGAAGGAACGAAGGTTGAGGTCAGGCTTAAGGATGGTGATGTCCTGTCCCTGGGGGTGGACATCACTGTGATCCATAGTCCCGGTCACACGGCAGGACATGTCTGCTATCTTTTCCAGGATGAGCAGAAAGTTCTTATAGCCGGTGATGTTGCCACAGGAGGAATAAGACCGGGCTACCCGATGCTGTTTGAAGACGAAGAACAGGGATACAGGACCTTAAAAGATCTGGGAAACCGAGACTTTGATATGGTATTCTTTGGACACGGCAAAGCCATAACCAGAGAAGCATCAAAGATGTTTAATAAAAGATTTTAG
- a CDS encoding DUF4260 domain-containing protein produces the protein MKSRSMDLLLRMEELGLFILTIYLFSLLPFPWWVYPLLLFIPDISILGYMINAETGAYLYNFIHHRGIAVILYICGILLASPYIALAGLIIFAHSSMDRVFGYGLKHPSGFKDTHLGTIGEKENKNEE, from the coding sequence ATGAAAAGCAGATCAATGGACCTTTTATTGCGAATGGAAGAATTAGGTCTTTTTATTTTAACGATTTACCTTTTTTCCCTTCTCCCCTTCCCCTGGTGGGTCTATCCGCTGCTCCTGTTCATTCCGGATATCAGCATTTTGGGATATATGATCAATGCCGAGACCGGTGCCTATCTTTACAATTTCATTCATCACCGGGGCATAGCGGTCATCCTCTACATCTGCGGCATTCTGCTGGCAAGCCCCTATATAGCCCTGGCGGGTCTGATCATCTTTGCCCATTCATCAATGGATAGAGTCTTTGGATACGGGTTAAAACATCCCAGTGGTTTCAAAGACACCCACCTGGGCACGATAGGAGAAAAAGAAAATAAAAATGAGGAGTAA
- a CDS encoding DUF1638 domain-containing protein — MKTYCIACGVFRKDLEQIIPSLPEKPELVYLEGGLHAEPDLLRKELQKAIDLVPDGYDRVVLMYGVCGKGIVGLHSRHTLIIPRVHDCISLFLGGTREYKKQFSHKPGTYYISAGWYEEQVQPRGGKKKNPAEMPAEYADTLDKDVLRDRFGADNSEAVIDFFDAWKKNYSRAVFIDTGSGDKQKYADYAQSMAEENNWEYTRLEGSQNLILQCFMPHPEQGADDVLIVPPGREIIFEPASGLINFASGIKDEQKGGKRSLVFTNQSGNHREPEKKRQTTLGLGIDAGGTYTDAVLFDFSQQKVLSRSKALTTKWKYSDGIMNAVRQLPADTLEMVDLVSLSTTLVTNAIVESNTYPVGLFLMPLGNTDLEKMSHSPSVVIKGRTTIEGLVSQEIDVEEIKIQAQKMIQKQGVRAFAVSGYGASINPALELQVKAVLRESTGLNVCCGHELSGTLNFYVRAHTAVLNTGVIPIMEEFLDEMKIALEEVSVKAPCLVVKGDGSVMTGAYASEFPLQTALSGPAASMAGARFLTGLDEALVIDVGGTTSDIGFLEGGEVSVCEDGASIGSWRTHVKAVNMLTTGLGGDSALVFDRQLWSIGPGRITPFSWLNSKYDLKESLEKAAELSRTDESSIPLQWLFKTEKEADFPLTRQEEALLNILRKGPALISRISGELCHGVWKLLKSERLEKSYCIQRAGLTPTDLYHLQGRLSLWPGDEIAQYFHLILTLQKESSETVMTTLMQDIKHQLGLALLEKIFPEAAGSPEIFRPILEKGNSRLSLTPTLTASVVGLGAPAALVLSEAVEMLGGTLILPEHGDVANALGAITSKVQVSSTAQIIPTSEGLFRIIGMEGFEDFETLDTAEEACLHGLSEQTRGIGRKAGTGEQRVTIHIEDKTAESAGGDILFLERLFRSFLKGAPDLI; from the coding sequence ATGAAAACATATTGCATTGCCTGCGGCGTATTCCGAAAAGACCTTGAACAGATCATACCCTCCCTACCGGAAAAACCAGAACTGGTCTATCTGGAAGGAGGGCTTCATGCAGAACCCGATCTCCTGAGAAAGGAGCTGCAGAAAGCCATTGATCTGGTTCCTGACGGATATGACCGGGTGGTGCTGATGTACGGAGTCTGCGGCAAAGGTATTGTCGGACTTCATTCACGCCACACATTGATCATCCCCCGAGTTCATGACTGCATCAGTCTCTTCCTGGGGGGAACCAGAGAATACAAAAAACAATTTTCACACAAACCCGGAACATACTATATTTCAGCCGGTTGGTACGAAGAACAGGTTCAGCCCCGAGGCGGTAAGAAAAAGAACCCTGCAGAAATGCCTGCGGAATATGCTGATACCCTGGATAAGGATGTTCTTCGGGATCGATTCGGTGCCGATAATTCAGAGGCTGTGATTGATTTTTTTGACGCCTGGAAGAAAAATTACTCCAGAGCCGTCTTTATTGACACCGGCAGCGGAGACAAACAGAAATATGCCGACTATGCTCAATCCATGGCAGAGGAAAACAATTGGGAATATACCCGCTTAGAGGGTTCTCAAAACCTTATCCTTCAATGCTTTATGCCTCATCCTGAGCAGGGTGCCGATGATGTCCTTATCGTTCCGCCTGGCCGGGAGATTATTTTTGAACCTGCATCGGGACTGATCAATTTTGCCTCGGGTATCAAGGATGAACAGAAAGGCGGCAAACGCAGTCTTGTGTTCACAAACCAGAGCGGGAACCACCGTGAACCTGAGAAGAAAAGACAGACGACTCTGGGTCTGGGTATCGATGCCGGAGGAACCTATACAGATGCTGTGCTCTTTGATTTTAGTCAACAGAAAGTACTCAGCCGATCCAAAGCACTGACAACTAAGTGGAAATATTCCGACGGAATCATGAATGCCGTCCGTCAACTCCCGGCAGATACACTTGAAATGGTTGATCTCGTTTCTCTCTCTACCACCCTGGTGACCAATGCCATCGTCGAATCCAATACCTATCCTGTCGGTCTGTTTTTGATGCCCCTGGGAAATACCGATCTCGAAAAAATGAGTCATTCACCCAGTGTGGTCATCAAGGGACGGACCACCATCGAAGGTCTTGTTTCCCAGGAAATAGATGTAGAGGAAATTAAAATACAGGCACAGAAGATGATCCAGAAGCAGGGAGTTCGGGCTTTCGCAGTTTCAGGTTATGGTGCTTCCATTAATCCGGCCCTGGAACTTCAGGTCAAGGCTGTTCTGAGAGAGAGCACAGGTCTGAATGTCTGCTGCGGTCATGAACTTTCGGGAACTTTGAATTTTTATGTCCGGGCTCATACTGCCGTACTCAACACCGGGGTTATTCCCATCATGGAAGAGTTTCTGGATGAGATGAAAATAGCCCTGGAAGAGGTTTCAGTGAAGGCTCCCTGTCTGGTTGTCAAAGGGGACGGATCTGTCATGACGGGAGCCTATGCCAGCGAGTTCCCCCTTCAGACTGCCCTGTCCGGGCCGGCGGCCAGCATGGCGGGAGCCCGGTTTTTGACGGGATTGGATGAGGCCCTGGTTATCGATGTAGGGGGAACCACATCGGATATCGGTTTTCTCGAGGGCGGGGAGGTCTCTGTCTGCGAAGACGGGGCTTCTATCGGTTCCTGGAGGACCCATGTCAAGGCCGTCAATATGCTGACTACCGGACTGGGAGGAGATAGTGCCCTGGTATTTGATCGGCAGCTCTGGAGCATCGGTCCCGGCAGGATTACTCCCTTTTCCTGGCTGAACTCAAAATATGATTTGAAGGAAAGTCTCGAAAAAGCGGCTGAACTAAGCAGGACAGATGAATCCTCCATTCCTCTCCAATGGCTTTTTAAAACAGAAAAGGAAGCTGATTTTCCTCTGACCCGACAGGAGGAGGCTCTCCTGAATATATTGAGGAAAGGACCGGCCCTGATCTCCCGGATAAGCGGGGAGCTCTGTCATGGTGTATGGAAACTACTTAAATCAGAAAGACTCGAAAAATCATACTGCATTCAAAGAGCCGGACTGACTCCTACCGATCTGTATCATCTGCAGGGACGTCTGAGTTTGTGGCCGGGAGATGAGATTGCTCAATACTTTCATCTGATCCTCACACTGCAGAAAGAATCCTCCGAGACAGTGATGACGACTCTGATGCAGGATATAAAACATCAGCTGGGCCTTGCTCTCCTGGAAAAGATTTTCCCTGAAGCAGCAGGTTCTCCCGAGATCTTCAGACCCATTCTGGAAAAGGGGAATTCCCGCCTGTCTCTGACACCTACCCTTACAGCATCTGTTGTCGGATTAGGGGCTCCTGCCGCTCTGGTTCTGTCTGAGGCCGTGGAGATGCTGGGAGGAACACTGATACTGCCTGAGCATGGTGATGTTGCCAACGCTCTGGGGGCCATTACGAGCAAGGTTCAGGTCAGCAGTACCGCCCAGATTATACCAACCTCGGAAGGTTTGTTCAGAATCATAGGAATGGAAGGTTTTGAGGATTTTGAGACATTGGATACGGCCGAAGAAGCCTGTCTTCATGGATTGTCAGAGCAGACCCGGGGGATCGGGAGAAAGGCCGGGACAGGAGAACAGAGGGTGACCATCCATATTGAAGACAAAACTGCTGAATCTGCCGGTGGTGATATTCTGTTTCTGGAGAGACTGTTTAGATCTTTTCTGAAAGGGGCTCCCGATCTGATCTAA